The genomic stretch GCACGGGCAGACGGTGGCGCAGGTAGAGGCGGATGCGCGCCGGGCGGTGGCGCTTGCTCCCGAGCACCTGTCCACCTACGCGCTGACGGTGGAGCGCGACGTGCTGGCGGAGGACACGCCCCTGTCGAAGCGGCTCAAGCGCGGCGAGCTGGAGCTGCCGCCCGACGACACCGTGGTCGACATGGCGCGGGTGGTGCGCGAGGTGTACGGGGCGGCGGGCCTGCACCGCTACGAGGTGTCCAACCACGCGCGGCCAGGGTTCAGCTCGCGCCACAACGCGCTGTACTGGACGGGCGGGGAGTACCTGGCGCTGGGCGTGGGGGCCACGGGCATGTTGCTGTCGCCGCAGCCGCACCGGTACGTGAACCTGCGCAGCGCGGAGCGCTATCTCGTGGAGGCGGAGGCGGGGCGGCTGCCAGAGGAAGGCCGCGAGCAGCTGGGCCCGGAGGAGCTCTTCGCGGAGCGCCTGGCCATGGGCCTGCGGCTGGTGTCGGGCGTGGACTGGGAGGCCGTCTGCGAGCGATATGGGCAGCCGGTGGAGCCCCGGCGGGTGGAAGTCGCGCGGCTGGTGGCGCATGGCTTCGCGACGCTGCGGGACGGGCGGCTGGCATTGACGGAGAAGGGCGCGGACGTCCACAGCGCCGTGTGCGCGCGGCTGCTCTAGGCGGCGTCCACTGGAACGGATTTCGAGAGGCGTATGAGCAAGTGGATACTGTGGATATTCCTCACCCTGCTGACGGGCAGCCCGCTGCTGTCGCTGGGCCTCATCATCGTCATCATCTTCGTGGCGGACCGCTTCACGTGGCAGGTGCTGCCCAGCCCGGTGCGGCTGCTCAAGCGCTTCCAGCGCGCGGGACAACTGGCGGGCACCATCCTCACCAACCCGCATGAGCGGCGCGCGCGGCACGAGCTGGCGGACATCCGCGTGGAGCAGCGCCGCTACGCCGAGGCGGTGGACATCCTCAAGCCCAACCTGGAGGCGGGCGACGAGGACGTGGACACGCTGTACCTGCTGGGCGTGGCCTACCTGGGCGCCGGTGATTCCCAGCGCGGCGAGCTGCTGCTGGACGAGGCGGCGAAGCTGGACGCGGACCACAAGCTGGGCGCCATCGACCTGGAGCGCGGCCGCTTCCGGCTGAAGCGCGGCGACGTGCCGGGCGCGG from Myxococcus xanthus encodes the following:
- the hemW gene encoding radical SAM family heme chaperone HemW, which gives rise to MPFDAPVDALTGMPAARFGLYLHFPYCLAKCPYCDFAVAVARQVPEERYARAVLAELDTRLAAEPSLAGKVLDSIFLGGGTPSLWHPRYVAQVLDGIAARLRVAPGVEVSLEGNPERADAERFAGYRAAGVNRLSLGVQSFQPETLKALGRAHDAAMVEGAVDAARSAGFPVVAMDFIYGVHGQTVAQVEADARRAVALAPEHLSTYALTVERDVLAEDTPLSKRLKRGELELPPDDTVVDMARVVREVYGAAGLHRYEVSNHARPGFSSRHNALYWTGGEYLALGVGATGMLLSPQPHRYVNLRSAERYLVEAEAGRLPEEGREQLGPEELFAERLAMGLRLVSGVDWEAVCERYGQPVEPRRVEVARLVAHGFATLRDGRLALTEKGADVHSAVCARLL
- a CDS encoding tetratricopeptide repeat protein, whose translation is MSKWILWIFLTLLTGSPLLSLGLIIVIIFVADRFTWQVLPSPVRLLKRFQRAGQLAGTILTNPHERRARHELADIRVEQRRYAEAVDILKPNLEAGDEDVDTLYLLGVAYLGAGDSQRGELLLDEAAKLDADHKLGAIDLERGRFRLKRGDVPGAVEALERYCKVRHGTVEGRYLLAKALSRAGRGDDAKRMRDLAWSEYVVAPRFQRRRERKWAWRARPSRPLMYAAAVALVLGLLASMLPRFGMTPERGYGGRYDSGAYGEPPSALGMEEYQGE